The DNA sequence CGACCGCTGTCAGGCCGGGACCGGCCCGGCACCAGCGCATCCCGAGCAGGACGAACCCGACGACGACCGCGACGTTGGAACCACTCACCGCGACGAGATGGGTCAGCCCGGTCGCCCGGAAGTCCTCCTCCACCGCAGGATCCAGCCGGCTGGTGTCGCCGACGACGAGACCGGGCAGCAGGCCACCGGGCTGGTCTGGCAACGGCTCGCAGGCGCGCTGCAGGCCCGACCGCAGAACACCGGCCGCCCGCTGCGCCCAGCTCGAGGACCCGACCGGCGTCGGATCTTCCCCGGTGGACAGCACGGCTGCAGTCAGATCACCACCGCGCGGTGGCGCCAACCGGCCGGCGACCCGCACCCGCTGCCCGGGCAGCAGCCCGTCCCAGCCGTTGCTGGTGCCGAGAACGAGCAACCGCACCGGACCGACCAGTCGACCCGCGACGCCGTGGTCGGGCCGGACGGCCGGCGAGCCGGACAGGCCAGCCAGCCGGACCGGCACCAGCCACAGCGGCGGTCCCGCCACCGCCGACCTGACCCGTCGAGGATCGTCGCGGATCACCAGCTCCGCGGTGACCGCCGCACGGTCGTCGACCAGTGCCGCGAGCGGCCCGGCGTCACGCGCCGCCACCCGTGCGCCGGCAGCGGCGGCACCGCAGACGACCCCGAGTACCACCGCCATGGCCAGCCAGCCGTACGCGTGCATCCACCTGGTCAGCCGGGGCAGGTCGGAGTCGTTGCCGGGCGGCCCGGCAGGCCGGCTGCGGCCGGTGCCCGTACCCCTGGTCAGGTAGACGCCGAGCAGGCCGACCAGCGTCACGCCACCGATGACCAGTGCCACCGCCAGCACGGCCGTGCCGCACACCACGGCGAAGGCGGCCAGCCAGCAGGCCACCGCGAATCCGGCCAGCCGCAGGTCCGGCGGCCCGGCCCGGTTGTCATCGGATGTCTTCACACCGTCACCAGCTCGCGTAGCTGGTCGAATCGCGCGTCGCCGATACCGCTGACCTTGCGCAGGTCGTTGACGGACGCGAACCCGCCCACCCGCTCACGATGATCGATGATCCGCTGGGCGAGCACCGGGCCGACCCCCGGCAGCGTCTCCAACTGCTGCTGGCTGGCGGCGTTCAGGTCGACCTTGCCGGTCCCGCCCGGCTGGCCGGCGGCAGGGGCAGGCCCGGTCACGGCTCCCGGCGGCGGGGTGACCCCGACCACGACGAGCTCGCCGTCCTGGACCGGGCGGGCCAGATTGAGCCAGGCAATGTCGGTGTCGGGCAGTGCACCACCGGCTGCTTCCAGGGCGTCGGCCACCCGGGAACCTGCCGGCAGGGTCACCAGACCTGGCCGGTGGACCCGACCGGTCACCGCGACGATCAGCTGTGTCGGTCCACCGGTGCCGGTCGTCCCGGGTCCAGCCGCAGCGGGCCGGCCCTCAGGACTCGGGCCACCGGCCGCAGTCGGCACCGGGGCGGTCTGGGCCGGGACGCCGTCGGCGGACGGCACCGGCTCGACCCGGGGTCGCGCCCGCCAGGCGAGCAGCGCGGCGACGGCGACCACCACGACAGCCACGGCGGCGAGCGCCCGTACCCCCCGCCGGCCAGGGTCGAAGGCGGGCAGCCGGGCGGTCGCCCCGGAGAAGGCCGGGTCGTCGAGGTCGAGCGGGTCGCCTGATCCGGCCGGATCTGCCCGCTCGCGGTCGGTCGGACCGCTGCGGCCGGTCGGGTCCCCGCGGTCGCGGCCGGTCGGGCGGTCGGGGTCTACCGGCGCCCGTAGGCCGCCACCGGCGTGGGTCAGTAGGCCGCCACCGGCGTGGGCCAGCAGGGCCAGCCGCCGCTGGACGGTGTCGTCGTCGGTCACGTGCAGAAGCTAGGCCGCCGGCCAGGACGGCGGACCGGGCTGCCGGCCGGGCTGTGGACGACCGGCGCGTTGTGGACAATGCCCCGTACCGGACCCGGATCTTGCTATGGGCCGGCGGTCAGGAGCCCGCCCGCCGGTGCACCACGACCGAGAGCAGACCGGGGCCGGCGTGTGCCGTCACCACCGCCCCGATCTGCGCCACGTGCACGTCCTGCAGCCGGTCACCCAGCCGGGAGGTCAGTTCCGCACACAGGGCGGCGGCCCGGTCTGGATCGTCGAGGTGGTGCACGGCGACATCGACCCGCGACGCGTCGCCGGCCGCGAGACAGGCGAGGTCGACCAGCTTGGCCAGGGCCCGGGCGGCGGTACGTACCTTGTCGCGCAGCACGATGTGACCGTCCTGCACGTGCAGGATCGGCTTGACCGCCAGCGCCGTACCGAGCAGCGCGGACGCTGCCGTGATCCGACCACCGCGCCGCAGATGCTCCAACGTGTCGACGTAGAAGAAGGTCCGGGTACGGGCCGCTGCGGCGGTCGCGGCGGCGCTGACCTCGGCCAGGTCACCCCCGGTAGCCGCCACCGTCGCCGCAGCGAGCGCCGGGAAGCCCAGCCCCATGCCGGTCGAGCCGCTGTCCACCACCGCGACCCGGTCCGGGCCGGTCTGCCGGGCGGCCAGTTCGGCGGCCGCGACCGTGCCGGACAGCCCGGCCGACAGGTGCACCGACACGACCCCGGAGCTACCGGCGCCCAGCAGTCGCCGGTACGTCTCGGCGAACTGCTCGGGCGCGGGTCGCGAGGTGCTGACCGTCGACCGCCGCACGGTCAACGCGTGGGCAACCTCGGTCGGGGTCAGATCGAGGCCTTCCCGGCGTTCGACGCCGTCGACCAGCACGGTCAGCGGCACCACCGTGAGGTGGTGCCGCTGCGCCAGATCGGCCGGCAGGTAGGCGGTGGAGTCGGTCACGACCGCGACGGACATGCCGGCACGCTAGCTGATCATCGGCAATCGTGCCGGGCCAGGCCACCGGTGGGGTCAGACCGGCTGTCGGGTCAGACCGGGGCGGGGATGTCCCGGGTGCTGCTCACCCCGACGTTGTGTGCCCGCAGTTGCCAGCCACGCGACTCGTCGTACCGCAGCTCGGTCCAGTGGCAGTTCTGCAGCGGCGCGACGGTACGCAGCACCGCGACCCCCCAGCCGAGCAGATGGCCACAGCCCTGCCGGGCCGCCCCGCCGTGGGTGGCGACCACCACGGTCCCGCCCGGCGCCGCGTCAGCCGCGTCCTGCAACGCCTCCCCGACCCGTTTGCCAAGGTCGTCAAGGCTCTCCACGGCACAGCCGGGCGACGGATCGCCGGCCCGCCAGCGGGCGTGCTCGGCGGGGAACCGTTCCGCGATGGTCGGCATGGTGAGCCCTTGCCAGAGCCCGTACTGCCGCTCCCGCAACCGGGGATCGGAACGGACCGGAAGGCCGGTGAGCGCCGCCAGGGCCGCCGCGGTGTCGGCGGCCCGCTGCAGGTCGCTGGCGACGATCGCGTCCGGTCGTAGCGCCGCGATCAGCGGCGCGGCGGCGGTGGCCTGGGCCCGGCCGAGGTCGTTGAGCGCGGTGTCGGTCTGGCCCTGCACCCGGTCGCCGGCGTTCCAGTCGGTGTTGCCGTGCCGCCAGACGATCAATCGGGTCACTCGGTGGCCCCGGCTTCGGCCTCGACCAGGTCGCGGTCGACGAACGGGATGACCGGGCAGTCCTTCCAGAGCCGGTCGAGGGCGTAGAACTCGCGTTCCTCGGTGTGCTGGACATGCACCACGATGTCGTTGAAGTCGAGCAGCACCCACCGGCCGGCACGGTCGCCTTCACGCCGGATCGGCTTGGCCTTGTCCGGCAGCCGGACCAGGCTCTCCTCGATGGCATCGACGACGGCCAGCACCTGGCGCTCGTTGGGCGCCGAGGCGAGCACGAAGGCGTCGGTAATCGCCATCCGGTCGGCCACGTCGATGACGACGATGTCCTGCGCCTTCTTGTCGGCGGCGGCCTGGGCGGCCGTCAGGGCCAGCTCCCGCGCGCGCTCTGAGGCGCTCATCGGATCACCTCGACAACACTCCTTCAGCTAGACAGCTTCGCTGCTCTAGCCTCTCACACTCGACCAGCCAGGAAATGCGGATATAACACCCAAAATATGACACTGAGGAGTCATTCCCCCGAAGATTCCGTCTCATACAGCCGACGTTTGGCGATGTACTGCACCACCCCGTCCGGCACGAGGTACCACAGCGGTTTGCCGGCAGCCACCCGCGCCCGGCACTCGGTCGACGAGATCGCCATCGCCGGCACCTCGACCAGGGAAACCGTGTCGGCCGGCAGGTGTGCGGCGGACAACTCGAACCCCGGCCGGGTCACCCCGATGAAGTGGGCCAGCTCGAACATCGTATCCGTGTCCTTCCAGGACAGGATCTTCTCCAGGGCGTCCGCGCCGGTGATGAAGAACAGCTGCGCCTTCGGCCCGTACACCGAGTGCAGGTCGCGCAACGTGTCGACGGTGTACGTCGGGCCGGGCCGGTCGATGTCCGCCCGGCTCACCTGGAACGTCGGGTTCGACGCGGTCGCGATCACGGTCATCAGATACCGGTCCTCGGCCGGGGTGACAGTCAGCCCGGCCTTCTCCCACGGATCCCCGGTCGGCACGAAGACCACCTCGTCGAGCGCGAAACGCTCGGCCACCTCGCTCGCCGCGACCAGGTGACCCTGGTGGATCGGATCGAAGGTGCCGCCCATGATGCCGACCCGACGGATGCCATCGTCCATCGACGAATCGTATGCCGATGATCTACCCAGCCGGGCTGTCGCGTGGCGTAGGCAACACTATCGGGTGCCAGCTCCCGCTCTGTACCTGCGATCAATTCTGCCTACAGCGATCCCCGCCTACGCCGGTCCGGCTCCGGCCGCAGCTGGGTACCGACGCCGAGCGGTCAACGCCCGGTCCAGTTCGTCGGTGGCGTCGGTGACCACCCGGCGCAGCCCGGCGGTGAGATCGTCGCGGGCCAGCATCGCGGTCGCCGCCGCCCGGGTCCGCTCGCTCACCGCGAACTGTGGAAAGGCCGATTCCGCCACCCGGTCGGCGAGCCACGCCGTGCGGCGCCGGGTCGCCGCCGGCAGATCGACGAAGTACCGGTCGACGTACGACGCCGTCAGCTCGATCTGTTCCGGCTGCCAGAACCCTTCCGCGTATGCCTCGACGAGACGGTTGGACAGCCTGGTGTCGGTCACGATCGTCTGCCAGGCACGCTCCTTGGCGGCCGGGTCCGGCACCGCCGCACGGCACTTCGCGGCCCACTGCTCACCGGCCGCGCTACGGTCCCGGCCGGCCTCGTCGTCGATCTCGGTCGCGCCGACACCGCCGCACGCTGCCAGCCGGTAGAGCAGCAGCCAGCGCAGGTCGGCGTCGACCGTCAACCCGGCCGGCACCACCCGCCCCGTCAACCACCCGCGCAACCAGTCCGCGTCCCCGCTGGCGGTGATCGCCCCCCGGGCGGCGGCCAACTGGACCGACGTGCCGGGCCCGGCCACGGCCAGCAGCCGGGTGCAGGCAGCGCCGAGCCGGGACCGCAGCACCGGACGGTCCACCGGGTGGGCGTACCGGTCGATCACCGACCGACTCAGCCGCAGC is a window from the Solwaraspora sp. WMMD792 genome containing:
- a CDS encoding helix-hairpin-helix domain-containing protein, which gives rise to MTDDDTVQRRLALLAHAGGGLLTHAGGGLRAPVDPDRPTGRDRGDPTGRSGPTDRERADPAGSGDPLDLDDPAFSGATARLPAFDPGRRGVRALAAVAVVVVAVAALLAWRARPRVEPVPSADGVPAQTAPVPTAAGGPSPEGRPAAAGPGTTGTGGPTQLIVAVTGRVHRPGLVTLPAGSRVADALEAAGGALPDTDIAWLNLARPVQDGELVVVGVTPPPGAVTGPAPAAGQPGGTGKVDLNAASQQQLETLPGVGPVLAQRIIDHRERVGGFASVNDLRKVSGIGDARFDQLRELVTV
- a CDS encoding DegV family protein; protein product: MSVAVVTDSTAYLPADLAQRHHLTVVPLTVLVDGVERREGLDLTPTEVAHALTVRRSTVSTSRPAPEQFAETYRRLLGAGSSGVVSVHLSAGLSGTVAAAELAARQTGPDRVAVVDSGSTGMGLGFPALAAATVAATGGDLAEVSAAATAAAARTRTFFYVDTLEHLRRGGRITAASALLGTALAVKPILHVQDGHIVLRDKVRTAARALAKLVDLACLAAGDASRVDVAVHHLDDPDRAAALCAELTSRLGDRLQDVHVAQIGAVVTAHAGPGLLSVVVHRRAGS
- a CDS encoding histidine phosphatase family protein; the encoded protein is MTRLIVWRHGNTDWNAGDRVQGQTDTALNDLGRAQATAAAPLIAALRPDAIVASDLQRAADTAAALAALTGLPVRSDPRLRERQYGLWQGLTMPTIAERFPAEHARWRAGDPSPGCAVESLDDLGKRVGEALQDAADAAPGGTVVVATHGGAARQGCGHLLGWGVAVLRTVAPLQNCHWTELRYDESRGWQLRAHNVGVSSTRDIPAPV
- the rsfS gene encoding ribosome silencing factor, with product MSASERARELALTAAQAAADKKAQDIVVIDVADRMAITDAFVLASAPNERQVLAVVDAIEESLVRLPDKAKPIRREGDRAGRWVLLDFNDIVVHVQHTEEREFYALDRLWKDCPVIPFVDRDLVEAEAGATE
- the nadD gene encoding nicotinate-nucleotide adenylyltransferase; its protein translation is MDDGIRRVGIMGGTFDPIHQGHLVAASEVAERFALDEVVFVPTGDPWEKAGLTVTPAEDRYLMTVIATASNPTFQVSRADIDRPGPTYTVDTLRDLHSVYGPKAQLFFITGADALEKILSWKDTDTMFELAHFIGVTRPGFELSAAHLPADTVSLVEVPAMAISSTECRARVAAGKPLWYLVPDGVVQYIAKRRLYETESSGE